A genomic window from Cupriavidus metallidurans CH34 includes:
- the iscA gene encoding iron-sulfur cluster assembly protein IscA, with amino-acid sequence MISMTEKAAKHVARYLERRGKGVGLRVGVKTTGCSGLAYKLEYVDEVLPEDQVFETHGIKVIVDPKSLPYIDGTELDFAREGLNEGFKFNNPNVKDECGCGESFRV; translated from the coding sequence ATGATCTCAATGACCGAAAAGGCGGCCAAGCACGTCGCCCGATACCTGGAACGCCGCGGCAAGGGCGTGGGCCTGCGCGTGGGCGTGAAGACGACTGGCTGTTCGGGTCTGGCGTACAAGCTTGAGTACGTCGATGAAGTGCTGCCCGAAGACCAGGTGTTCGAAACGCACGGCATCAAGGTGATCGTGGACCCGAAGAGCCTGCCGTACATCGACGGCACCGAGCTGGATTTCGCACGCGAAGGGTTGAACGAAGGCTTCAAGTTCAACAACCCCAACGTCAAGGACGAGTGCGGCTGCGGCGAGTCGTTCCGGGTCTGA
- the hscB gene encoding Fe-S protein assembly co-chaperone HscB: MKDDFFALFGLPARYEVDEAALDAAYRTVQSQAHPDRFANAGDAERRVAMQWAAHANEAYRTLRQPLKRAIYLLHLRGVDIQAESNTAMAPEFLMQQMEWREALQDAVDGRAVDQLDRLLRDLRQEKLERHAALGALLDADDNGAAGEAARQLMFIEKIEHDASEAIDRLEE, translated from the coding sequence TTGAAAGACGATTTTTTTGCGCTGTTCGGGCTGCCTGCCCGTTATGAAGTGGACGAGGCCGCGCTGGACGCGGCCTATCGCACGGTCCAGTCGCAGGCACACCCGGACCGTTTCGCCAATGCGGGCGATGCCGAGCGGCGCGTGGCCATGCAGTGGGCCGCGCATGCCAACGAGGCATACCGGACGCTGCGCCAGCCGCTCAAGCGCGCGATCTATCTTCTGCATCTGCGGGGCGTCGATATCCAGGCCGAGAGCAATACGGCCATGGCACCCGAATTCCTGATGCAGCAGATGGAATGGCGCGAGGCGCTGCAGGATGCCGTCGACGGCCGCGCGGTGGATCAGCTGGATCGCCTGCTGCGCGATCTGCGTCAGGAAAAGCTCGAACGCCATGCGGCGCTTGGCGCGCTGCTTGATGCAGACGACAACGGCGCCGCTGGCGAGGCGGCACGACAGCTAATGTTTATCGAGAAGATCGAACACGACGCGAGCGAGGCGATCGATC